Part of the Henckelia pumila isolate YLH828 chromosome 2, ASM3356847v2, whole genome shotgun sequence genome is shown below.
AACAAACTAAAGAGATGGTGTAAAGAGCATTAGAAGGATACCGAAAGATTGAAATCTGGGGGAGTATCGAGTTCAATGTTGTCCAGATCAGATATTCCACCAGAAGCAGTGACATCTCTTACATTGCCACCCTCTTGAGTTAAAGAGGAGTTATGCGGCCTTGGATTACCAAACATCGTGGTAGAATCAATTATTTCATTGCAAATTAGTGAGTCTGCATCCACAAAGTCCGCGGCTTGCGATTCTCCAGCCAGGCAAGTGGGATATTCCACTTCATCCTCAAGCCAAAAACCAGACGGAGGATCTGATGTCTCTTTGAGATTCTTTGTGTTCTACACCAGAATACAACAGGTTACTACTCTGTTGAAATTCCAATGTGTTATGCCTGATACCCAATTTAGTTgtttcaaaacataataatcGCATTACTTCACGGGGTGAAAGTTTCACCAACCTGAACAAATGACTTTATCAAATAATCATCTGAGTCACCGTTGTAAGAGGGAGTATTCTGTGGCCGGGGAGGATCAGGAGTAGACATCTTGGGAGTTTTCGGAATAGCCTGAGCCATCCCCAAGTCAGATTCTTCTTTCACAATGGGAGTTTCATTATACTCAGTCTTCTTCTGTGGCTGATAGAAAATTTTGGAAACCACGAATTCTCCTTCTTGTTCATCTTCATCAGCACCAAGATGGTACTGGTGCATGACCCAGTTGCATTTATCAGGTTTGGACCCCTTTTTTGAGGGTGCATAGAgtaccataattttcttaaaacCTTTCAGCACTACATTTTCCATCACGGGTTTGGTCTTCCCAGTTTTATGCCAGCGAACATGTGCCTTTATCGTGCTTTCTTGACCATTGATTCTCCTGCGCTTCCGGTGACCACTAGCATATGCATTAATAATTCTGTAAAAGAAATGAACACTACTTCCATCTTTCTTAGCACCTGAAACAATTGTACTTGATGAGTTACTAACAGAAGAAACAATATAACTCACTTATCCACAAGCTGGGAGCAAACTCACCAGGAAGATTTTCGGGGTGGGTGTAACATATGCCCTCG
Proteins encoded:
- the LOC140884525 gene encoding SUPPRESSOR OF GAMMA RESPONSE 1-like isoform X2, producing MGSECIGTWLIDSRGIAKKVRNAGLPAAYQIKDYGANKECPNCHHHIDNTDVSHEWPGLPVGVKFDPSDVELLEHLAAKCGVGDSEPHLFIDEFIPTLEGDEGICYTHPENLPGAKKDGSSVHFFYRIINAYASGHRKRRRINGQESTIKAHVRWHKTGKTKPVMENVVLKGFKKIMVLYAPSKKGSKPDKCNWVMHQYHLGADEDEQEGEFVVSKIFYQPQKKTEYNETPIVKEESDLGMAQAIPKTPKMSTPDPPRPQNTPSYNGDSDDYLIKSFVQNTKNLKETSDPPSGFWLEDEVEYPTCLAGESQAADFVDADSLICNEIIDSTTMFGNPRPHNSSLTQEGGNVRDVTASGGISDLDNIELDTPPDFNLSDLQFASQDSVFDWLNQL
- the LOC140884525 gene encoding SUPPRESSOR OF GAMMA RESPONSE 1-like isoform X3 gives rise to the protein MARTWLIDSRGIAKKVRNAGLPAAYQIKDYGANKECPNCHHHIDNTDVSHEWPGLPVGVKFDPSDVELLEHLAAKCGVGDSEPHLFIDEFIPTLEGDEGICYTHPENLPGAKKDGSSVHFFYRIINAYASGHRKRRRINGQESTIKAHVRWHKTGKTKPVMENVVLKGFKKIMVLYAPSKKGSKPDKCNWVMHQYHLGADEDEQEGEFVVSKIFYQPQKKTEYNETPIVKEESDLGMAQAIPKTPKMSTPDPPRPQNTPSYNGDSDDYLIKSFVQNTKNLKETSDPPSGFWLEDEVEYPTCLAGESQAADFVDADSLICNEIIDSTTMFGNPRPHNSSLTQEGGNVRDVTASGGISDLDNIELDTPPDFNLSDLQFASQDSVFDWLNQL
- the LOC140884525 gene encoding SUPPRESSOR OF GAMMA RESPONSE 1-like isoform X1, with product MVFAETFSLLYSLRRSIGRGLGVLKWVFYIANKEVESNIITIAGNVRTWLIDSRGIAKKVRNAGLPAAYQIKDYGANKECPNCHHHIDNTDVSHEWPGLPVGVKFDPSDVELLEHLAAKCGVGDSEPHLFIDEFIPTLEGDEGICYTHPENLPGAKKDGSSVHFFYRIINAYASGHRKRRRINGQESTIKAHVRWHKTGKTKPVMENVVLKGFKKIMVLYAPSKKGSKPDKCNWVMHQYHLGADEDEQEGEFVVSKIFYQPQKKTEYNETPIVKEESDLGMAQAIPKTPKMSTPDPPRPQNTPSYNGDSDDYLIKSFVQNTKNLKETSDPPSGFWLEDEVEYPTCLAGESQAADFVDADSLICNEIIDSTTMFGNPRPHNSSLTQEGGNVRDVTASGGISDLDNIELDTPPDFNLSDLQFASQDSVFDWLNQL